DNA from Drosophila ananassae strain 14024-0371.13 chromosome 4 unlocalized genomic scaffold, ASM1763931v2 tig00000109, whole genome shotgun sequence:
ATTTTCGTCTCCTGCTACGTGTGTTATATGGTGAATTGTCCTATGAAATCCAATTGGCGAAGGCGGATACTAAGGGTTTGTGGTCTGTACGGATGTGAAAAACCCTGCCTTCCAGCATGTGGCGGAAATGTTTTATTGCGAGGTAAATTGCTAGGAGTTCCCGATCGTATTGCTATATTTTCGTTGTGTTTCTGAGAGCTTAATGCTGAAGAATCCCAATGGTTGGTATTCCGAGCTGATGACTTGATGTAGAACCGCTCCCACTGCTATGTTGCTCGCGTCTGTGCTTAGCGAAAGGTTTGCGTTCGGTGCAGGATATGCCAATAGTGCAGCTTGTGCTAAAAATTTTTGCAACTGTTGAATTTGTCGATTGTTTCTGTTGTCCAGTTAATTCTTTGGCCACCTTGGGTATGGGGAAATTTTTAATGGCTTTTACCTTGGTTCGTAGAGGTTTAATACCCTGGTGGTTAATTTTATGTCCTAAGAACTCAATTGATTCTTTTCCGAAACTACATTTGCTGGGGTTTATCGTGAGATTGTACTCTTGCAGTTTCTCGAAAACTTAGCGTAAATAGATATGATGTTGTTGTATGTTGGTAAACAAAGACAAAGTCTAAATCTCTGAATGCTGTATGCATATAGCGTTGAAATGTTTGAGCTGCGTTACGCAGTCCAAATGTCATGTGTGTGAATTCAATCAGACCAAATGGAGTTGTTATGGccgttttagggatgtttttagGTTCTATTGGGATTTGATTGTATGCGCGGTTGAGATCGATCTTGGCAATCTTGTATGTGTGGTAGCGGATACCGGTCCGGTATGGTTTGCGCATTGAGGGCGCGGTAGTCACCGCATGGTCTCCATTCACCAGTAGGTTTTCGTACCATGTGTAAAGGTGAAGCATATGGGCTTTTAGAAGGTCTGCATACTCCCATGTCCATTAAATATTGGAACTCATTCTTTGCTGCTCGGAGTTTCTCTGGGGTCAGTCTTCGTGGTCGCGCGAAGGGTGGTGCTCCTTTGGTGTCGATGACGTGGGTGACGCTAGTCGTTGACGATGGACGATGTGTGATTGTTTTGAATTGTGTGATGTCTTTGAATTCCTCCAACAGTTGAGCGAATGCGTTGGATGTGTTGAATGTTTTAATAATTGATGAATTTTGATGTGTGTAGATACCACAGCATGTCAAGCGTGTTTTGGCATCAACTAAATTAGCCTCCTTGATGTTGACAAGAAGGTTGTAAtggtgtagaaaatcggatccAATGATTGGAGTATTGGTATCAGCAATAACGAAGTTCTAAGTGTAAGAACGACGGAGTCCTAGGTCCAGTGTCAAACGGATGGTGccgtatgtttttatttctgtgcCGTTCGCTGCAAAGAGTGTATGGCGATTGACGTTTTGTATATTCTTGTGAATAGTACTGTATGGAATGATCGAAACGTCGGCTCCTGTATCGACTAAAAATTTTCTCCCAGATTGGGCGTCTGGTACGAAAAGTCGGTTGCAGTAAGAAATTCTGTGAACATTGATTTGAAATGCTTGATGATAAGAAGAGGCGAAATTACTTAATCCGTCAAGGCTGCCTCCTGATCCTCTGACGGttgcatttagtttttttggtcGTCCTCGTTGAACACTGTGAAGGAGCATGGTTTATTGCAACGCTGTGCATCTCTGCCGTACTTGTTGTGGTACCAACACAGTTGTTGTGACGATCTATCGTTAGAAGGTGCATTGTTGCGGTAATAATGTTGGGGTCGCTTATTATTTCTGCCACGCGTTTGATTGTGATTTAGTAACTGTCCCAGTTTGTTGTTAATCTGCTGCAGAGCCTTGTCGTTATCGTCGAGTCTTTTGGTCAGCGTTATGACGCGTTCTTCTTGATGAGACTGctgctgtttgttttttgaaaaagcataTACGTGGTCAGCCGCATCGTCGTTTAAGGAATCCATAAATGCATTGGCTGCTTTTGCCAGTTGTGAGAGTTTGGTCTGCGGTGAGCTTCCTATCATGCCGACGATTACCGCGCGCACGGGAGGAGGCAAACGTTTGATCCAGTAGCGTCGTACTACTGATTCGTCGCAGGTTGCCTTGGTTTGCAGTTGGCAGAGTAAGTGGCTTGAGCGGCTGTCGCCGAGCTGAATTCCAGTTGCGAGTCTGTCCAAACGTACCATTTCCGAGTCCGTGAACTTTGAAAGGATCGCTTCCTTTAAGGTGGAATAAGGGGCAGTTTCGGGTGGATTGTTCAGGTATTTGGGGTCTGCGTAGGCGATGACTGCAACGAACTTTTCCTGTTCTTTTCGTGCACCGAGTCCTTGTAGTGCGAACCAACTTTCTAACTTCGTGAAGAACATTTCTATGTTTGTGATTGATTGTAAATTTGGAAACGGCATCTTTCCAAATACGGATTGGATCATGGCTGTGCTAGTGAATTGCGCAGCGTCTTGCGCGTCAGCGAAGTCTTCGTTTTCGGCCATGTTGTGAAATACTTGTGTGTATGTACTCAAGACTTTGATGTGATTTGAAATTGTTCTAGTTGTCAAGGGTCACCAATTATGGAGACTTCTTATATgctccaaataaatataaccacGTTGGTCAATAACTAttcatatttattaaagataggGTGGATACAAAGATTTGGTTTAATGTCTAGGTTGTGAATATTAAGACTTCTTGAAGAGTGAAGCGTATTGTAGCGAGTAGTCTTTCAGTATGCCCAAAGGGTTTTTTGATACTATGGCGAAGAAGAATTTATTCCTTGCTATTTTAAATTGTGTCGGTTGACTCGccacatatataatataaacgATGCTTTAAAATCTAGTATTTTATAAaactttatatatatgtatcacataaaaaacctcttgatgaggtaaagtaccggtgacgaacctgcatgcgaaacccaaaatatctgatatcaattttagtgacgaaaatatgctatataggtgtacaaaattgcatataaaaaatattcttgttcggcacgtgactgattttttttttgtttttcttgcacgtgccgaacaagaatattttttatatgcaattttgtacacctatatagcatattttcgtcactaaaattgatatcagatattttgggtttcgcatgcaggttcgtcaccggtactttacctcgtcaagaggttttttatgtgatatcagttgtttttttgtatatattgatcttcaattatttaatatatatatatcgaagtaacctctggactgGCGAtttacacagttagcaatactttaattgtaaggataaacatcaaaactcttttttttttttaactctatagattttgacattcaagaaggtggaataattaaaaacctttccaaagacgtaaagaatttttcaatagcttcagtggctttgaagttatacgtatttttaatttacaaaggttttggaatttggttagtttaaaaattttaataaaaaatttgcccaaaaatgtatttaaaatccaaaattgtttcgtagttgtgggaaaccaaattgttttaacaaattaacagatgagaggcctatccttatgagagttccactatataataaataataataaaaaaacaagaaaggaaagctaacttcgggcggagccgaagtttatatacccttgcagttgagtcgcagtccgctaggtggcgccacgcatcttatattattagatatatagcggatcgtatatagttggccgatccttatgaaacttggaaaatcgaattattttgccaaaagaggaatccattgaaactcccatccttctaacttgaaatacaacgaagttatagcatttccgatcaatcagttatatgacagctataggatatagacggccgatcctgatgacatttagcagatcatataagttggcccaaattagaatgcacagaaagtcccatccttctaacttgaaaaacaacgaagttatagcatttccgatcaatcagttatatggcagctataggatatagttggccgatccttatgaaattcgacaaatcagattgtttttcccaaaatagaatctctaccaaatcccatctttctaacttaaaaaacaccaaagttatgccaatttcgatcgttttatgacagctataggatatagttggccgatccttacgaaattttgtacataagatattctggtcaaatataacatgtgtagaaactcccaaccctctaacttaaaaaacaccaaagttatggcttttccgatcaatcagttatatggcagctataggatatagtcgaccgatcccggccgttccgacttatatactgcctgcaaaggaaagaagggtgtgtgcaaagtttcaactcgatagctttaaaactgagagactagtttgcgtagaaacagacagacggacagacggaccgacggacagacggacagacggacagacggacatgctcatatcgactcaggaggtgatcctgatcaagaatatatatactttatagggtcggagatgtctccttcactgcgttgcacacttttgaccaaaattataataccctctgcaagggtataacaagaaaggaaagctaactccaagcggagccgaagttgatatacccttacagttAAGCagaatcttatattattattatatgtatcggatcctatatagttgcccgatccttatgagaatttcaccatcaacaaaatttctaataaaaatattggaaacagccccaagcatctttaaaaatagaaaggttgtgccatttccgatcgttcagttatatggcaggtaaaggatatagttggccgattcttatgaaacataggattagattgcccaaaacggaaaccatagatagtcccatcattttagcttcaaaaacaacaaagttaagccatttatcctaataaaattgtgcaaatcggataagattccccaaaatgcaatctgtactaagtcccacccttctaacttataaaaaaaaatgtatggcatatccgatcaatcatacatataataaacatgtattatatctaaaataaatgcgcaaagataaaaaattaaaaaaatgggatattacgtttttccagtttttctacttaaaccaattgttgaatgtaacaatttatttagggtgtgcgatataaaataataaatattagaaaagtattggcggagttggtttgcctggtttttttttttagcttttaatcaatgatttggcccaaaaacggtggtggctgtaatttaagtaaagcagagttttatttatatgcattatatgctcagtgggggcatatgcatataaagctttctactcataaaattttgcattcttctcattaagacatgagacactgaagcacaaagcagaattacatcaaaatttgccatcaaccaacaaagttcgagattagccaaGTGGAGAtcgttgtggtttctaacatGGGAGGGcatgagttctaatcctagttgagtcaatatttatgttttactttttaagcccttttttatttggattttatttttgaaatatttgaaaatatcttatgtacaaactttcataaggatgggccgactatatcctatagctgtcatagaacgatcagaATTGGCATACCTTTGgtgctttttaagttagaaagatgggacttggtacagattccattttgggcaaaataatcttattggccaaatttcatagggatcggccaactatatccaatagccaccatataactgaatgatcggaaatggcacaactgcaagggtatatcaacttcggcttcgcccgaagttagctttcctttcttgtttttctttgggacctcaagattggtacctcaaccgacccgtccgacatttctttcagaagttattcaagaaattagatttttacagctttttcaaaaagttgtagaacaataattgctcatatcatatgagtcatatgacattaacaaaaatctccaattgtattcagtattgcaaagaaaaaaatatagacaaacagacccactggcttcattttgaaaaaactgtaaaaatcgaatttcttgaataacttctgaaagaaatgtcggaccgggtcggttgaagtaccaatcttctgagtcttctcattaagacatgagacactgaaacacaaagcagaattacatcaaaagttgccatcgagcaacaaagttcgaggttagccgagtggagagcgtcgtggttcctaacacggagggcctgagttcgactccaagttgagtcaatgtttacgttttactttttaagcccttttttatttggatttttttttttaataaataaactaaaatctgaaaagatgtACTCCATATTTCTTAGGGTATTGACCGAATATATGCacactccaaaaagcaaagtttccaatcaaatacacacacatgtataagtaaatgcaagcttcacaggaggctgtacaaaaaaatatctttcttaattataaagttatgaattttttcattaacaaagtttttttaattttttgacgtaagcttaaagtatttcaaaaagttgtagaacaatagttgctcatagtaacaaacattttcaaatttttttcaggatttttaagaaaaaaatagtgcaaacagacaaaccgacaaaccgacaactggcttcattttgaagaagaagaaaaaatctaatttttcgaataacttctgaatgaaatgtcggatcgggtcgattgaggcaccaatcgacgcgtatttagctctagaatgcgaatatatttCAACCAATAtcaaccaattgttgaatgtaacaatttatttagggtgtgcgatataaaataataaatattagaaaagtattggcggagttggtttgcctggtttttttttttagcttttaatcaatgatttggcccaaaaacggtggtggctgtaatttaagtaaagcagagttttatttatatgcattatatgctcagtgggggcatatgcatataaagctttctactcataaaattttgcattcttctcattaagacatgagacactgaagcacaaagcagaattacatcaaaatttgccatcaaccaacaaagttcgagattagccaaGTGGAGAtcgttgtggtttctaacatGGGAGGGcatgagttctaatcctagttgagtcaatatttatgttttactttttaagcccttttttatttggattttatttttgaaatatttgaaaatatcttatgtacaaactttcataaggatgggccgactatatcctatagctgtcatagaacgatcggaattggcatacctttggtgctttttaagttagaaagatgggacttggtacagattccattttgggcaaaataatcttattggccaaatttcatagggatcggccaactatatccaatagccaccatataactgaatgatcggaaatggcacaactgcaagggtatatcaacttcggcttcgcccgaagttagctttcctttcttgtttttctttgggacctcaagattggtacctcaaccgacccgtccgacatttctttcagaagttattcaagaaattagatttttacagctttttcaaaaagttgtagaacaataattgctcatatcatatgagtcatatgacattaacaaaaatctccaattgtattcagtattgcaaagaaaaaaatatagacaaacagacccactggcttcattttgaaaaaactgtaaaaatcgaatttcttgaataacttctgaaagaaatgtcggaccgggtcggttgaagtaccaatcttctgagtcttctcattaagacatgagacactgaaacacaaagcagaattacatcaaaagttgccatcgagcaacaaagttcgaggttagccgagtggagagcgtcgtggttcctaacacggagggcctgagttcgactccaagttgagtcaatgtttacgttttactttttaagcccttttttatttggatttttttttttaataaataaactaaaatctgaaaagatgtACTCCATATTTCTTAGGGTATTGACCGAATATATGCacactccaaaaagcaaagtttccaatcaaatacacacacatgtataagtaaatgcaagcttcacaggaggctgtacaaaaaaatatctttcttaattataaagttatgaattttttcattaacaaagtttttttaattttttgacgtaagcttaaagtatttcaaaaagttgtagaacaatagttgctcatagtaacaaacattttcaaatttttttcaggatttttaagaaaaaaatagtgcaaacagacaaaccgacaaaccgacaactggcttcattttgaagaagaagaaaaaatctaatttttcgaataacttctgaatgaaatgtcggatcgggtcgattgaggcaccaatcgacgcgtatttagctctagaatgcgaatatatttCAACCAATAtcaaccaattgttgaatgtaacaatttatttagggtgtgcgatataaaataataaatattagaaaagtattggcggagttggtttgcctggtttttttttttagcttttaatcaatgatttggcccaaaaacggtggtggctgtaatttaagtaaagcagagttttatttatatgcattatatgctcagtgggggcatatgcatataaagctttctactcataaaattttgcattcttctcattaagacatgagacactgaagcacaaagcagaattacatcaaaatttgccatcaaccaacaaagttcgagattagccaaGTGGAGAtcgttgtggtttctaacatGGGAGGGcatgagttctaatcctagttgagtcaatatttatgttttactttttaagcccttttttatttggattttatttttgaaatatttgaaaatatcttatgtacaaactttcataaggatgggccgactatatcctatagctgtcatagaacgatcggaattggcatacctttggtgctttttaagttagaaagatgggacttggtacagattccattttgggcaaaataatcttattggccaaatttcatagggatcggccaactatatccaatagccaccatataactgaatgatcggaaatggcacaactgcaagggtatatcaacttcggcttcgcccgaagttagctttcctttcttgtttttctttgggacctcaagattggtacctcaaccgacccgtccgacatttctttcagaagttattcaagaaattagatttttacagctttttcaaaaagttgtagaacaataattgctcatatcatatgagtcatatgacattaacaaaaatctccaattgtattcagtattgcaaagaaaaaaatatagacaaacagacccactggcttcattttgaaaaaactgtaaaaatcgaatttcttgaataacttctgaaagaaatgtcggaccgggtcggttgaagtaccaatcttctgagtcttctcattaagacatgagacactgaaacacaaagcagaattacatcaaaagttgccatcgagcaacaaagttcgaggttagccgagtggagagcgtcgtggttcctaacacggagggcctgagttcgactccaagttgagtcaatgtttacgttttactttttaagcccttttttatttggatttttttttttaataaataaactaaaatctgaaaagatgtACTCCATATTTCTTAGGGTATTGACCGAATATATGCacactccaaaaagcaaagtttccaatcaaatacacacacatgtataagtaaatgcaagcttcacaggaggctgtacaaaaaaatatctttcttaattataaagttatgaattttttcattaacaaagtttttttaattttttgacgtaagcttaaagtatttcaaaaagttgtagaacaatagttgctcatagtaacaaacattttcaaatttttttcaggatttttaagaaaaaaatagtgcaaacagacaaaccgacaaaccgacaactggcttcattttgaagaagaagaaaaaatctaatttttcgaataacttctgaatgaaatgtcggatcgggtcgattgaggcaccaatcgacgcgtatttagctctagaatgcgaatatataaaaattctatctggggactaaaatgtgtccaccgccccactttagtgatacaaaaattttttactttcacgctaatttctcccaaaccaaataacttttggaatatgtttcgacaaaaattatctaattgaaacaatacctttcgattggtatatcattcatttgaatcggttgcctacagaaaatttttaattcttcggctatatatagagtttcctcgcgcgcgcctaggcatgcaggtcgtcacctcgtggacttccgtccacagtgatacaCTTGCTTATgatttttgtcaaaagtgtgcaacgcagtaaaggagatatctccgaccctataaagtatatatattcttgatcaggatcaccccctgagtcgatatgagcatgtccgtctgtccgtctgtccgtttctgcgcaaactagtctctcagttttaaagctatcgagttgaaactttgcacacacctttctttcctttgcaggtagtatataagtcggaacggccgggatcggtcgactatatcctatagctgccatataactgattgatcggaaatgccataactttggtgttttttaagttagagggttgggactttccacacatgttatatttgaccaaaatatcttatgtactaaatttcataaggatcggccgactatatcctatagctgtcatagaacggtcgatattggcataactttggtgttttttaagttagaaagatgggacttggtacagattactctttgggcaaaataattcaatatgccaaatttcataaggatcggccgactatatacgatccgctatatatttaataatataagatgcgtggcgccacctagcggactgcgactgaactgcaagggtatatcaacttcggctccgcccgaagttagctttcctttcttgtttttaataatttttttttatgatatattttttattcggttttatttaatttaaattaaataaataatttatgtcttgcgacaggccctcGGAGGCCCCAGaaagaatcttactctcattcttacgctcaaaTTCTCTCTGAAcgtttttggttgttcagtcgctgagaggcgcatcatcaagatgGTTGCTCCGCGGTTAAactgatctttatatgtatgcgtgctcacacattcacatacacaatattctatctggggactaaaatgtgtccaccgccccactttagtgataaaaaaattttttactttcacgctaatttctcccaaaccaaataacttttggaatatgtttcgacaaaaattatctaattgaaacaatacctttcgattggtatatcattcatttgaatcggttgcctacagaaaatttttaattcttcggctatatatagagtttcctcgcgcgcgcctaggcatgcaggtcgtcacctcgtggacttccgtccacagtgatacaCTTGCTTATgatttttgtcaaaagtgtgcaacgcagtaaaggagatatctccgaccctataaagtatatatattcttgatcaggatcaccccctgagtcgatatgagcatgtccgtctgtccgtctgtccgtttctgcgcaaactagtctctcagttttaaagctatcgagttgaaactttgcacacacctttctttcctttgcaggcagtatataagtcggaacggccaggatcggtcgactatagcctatagatgccatataactgattgatcgaaaatgtcataactttggtcaacatatcttatctacaaaatttcataatgatcggccgactatatcctatatgtttcatagaacgatcggaattggcataactttggtgttttttaagttagaaagatgggacttggtacagattccatgtTGAGCAAAATAATCAGATTTgcgaaatttcataaggatcggccgacaatATACTATAGACGCcttataactgaacgatcggaaattaAACAACCTTATCTGCAACGGTATATCAACTTCcgttcttgtttttatt
Protein-coding regions in this window:
- the LOC123258000 gene encoding uncharacterized protein LOC123258000, producing MAENEDFADAQDAAQFTSTAMIQSVFGKMPFPNLQSITNIEMFFTKLESWFALQGLGARKEQEKFVAVIAYADPKYLNNPPETAPYSTLKEAILSKFTDSEMVRLDRLATGIQLGDSRSSHLLCQLQTKATCDESVVRRYWIKRLPPPVRAVIVGMIGSSPQTKLSQLAKAANAFMDSLNDDAADHVYAFSKNKQQQSHQEERVITLTKRLDDNDKALQQINNKLGQLLNHNQTRGRNNKRPQHYYRNNAPSNDRSSQQLCWYHNKYGRDAQRCNKPCSFTVFNEDDQKN